The Toxorhynchites rutilus septentrionalis strain SRP chromosome 3, ASM2978413v1, whole genome shotgun sequence genome includes a region encoding these proteins:
- the LOC129777485 gene encoding uricase → MMSRKLIDDTQTIEGSVISQNFKISNYGYGKDSVKVLHVERNGLVHSIKEFEVGTKLKLTSQKDYLQGDNSDIVATDSQKNTVYLLAQKHGLKSPEEFGILLCRHFLTKYSHVNEVSIHIDEYPWSRMSFGKGPYQDQHNHAFVFTPTASRYCDVNQKRGDTQPTVISGLSDLRVLKTTQSAFVNFVNDEYRTLPDQHDRLFSTVIRSTWQYSTVDGVDFDYCWNKVKHCILNTFAGETEKGIFSPSVQNTLYLAEKLALESIPEISSIDMTMPNKHYFNFDFSKFPKLVNGAELKQENVFLPVDKPSGIIYAQLDRKSPVKSKL, encoded by the exons ATGATGTCCAGGAAGCTGATCGACGACACTCAGACGATCGAGGGTTCGGTCATTTCGCAGAATTTCAAAATCAGCAATTATGGCTACGGAAAGGACAGTGTGAAGGTTTTGCACGTGGAACGAAATGGATTGGTGCACAGTATAAAGGAGTTCGAGGTGGGAACCAAACTGAAGCTGACCAGCCAGAAGGATTACCTGCAAG GCGACAACAGCGACATCGTTGCAACCGACTCGCAGAAGAACACAGTCTATCTGCTAGCTCAGAAGCACGGCCTTAAATCTCCGGAAGAGTTTGGAATTCTTCTGTGCCGCCACTTCCTGACAAAGTATTCCCACGTGAACGAGGTTTCAATTCACATCGATGAATATCCTTGGTCTCGAATGAGCTTCGGAAAGGGTCCATACCAGGATCAACATAACCATGCCTTCGTATTTACGCCCACTGCCTCACGCTATTGTGATGTCAACCAAAAACGAGGCG ATACCCAGCCCACGGTTATCAGTGGCCTCAGCGATTTGCGTGTCCTCAAGACGACTCAGTCTGCGTTTGTGAACTTCGTTAACGACGAGTATCGTACGCTGCCGGATCAGCACGACCGGCTGTTCAGCACCGTGATTCGTTCCACCTGGCAGTATTCCACGGTTGATGGAGTCGACTTCGATTACTGCTGGAATAAGGTGAAACACTGTATCCTTAACACGTTCGCCGGCGAAACGGAGAAGGGCATTTTTTCGCCGAGCGTTCAGAATACTTTGTATCTGGCGGAAAAGCTAGCTCTCGAGAGCATTCCGGAGATTTCCTCGATCGATATGACGATGCCAAATAAGCACTACTTCAACTTTGATTTCAGCAAGTTCCCAAAGCTGGTCAATGGAGCTGAGTTGAAGCAGGAGAATGTGTTTCTGCCGGTGGATAAACCGTCGGGTATTATCTACGCCCAGCTGGACCGCAAATCCCCGGTTAAAAGTAAACTTTGA